The Candidatus Baltobacteraceae bacterium sequence AACAACTCGGTCAGCGCACCGACGTCGTGACGTATGAATTCGAAAATATCGCGATCGCCTCGATCGAATACTTGGAGCAGCATGGATTTGCGGTTACGCCGTCGAGCGGCGTGTTGCGGATCACGCAAGACCGGCTGCTGGAAAAGCGGTTCGTGCGCTCGTGCGGTGTGGCGACGGCGGACTTCGCCGAAATCAACCGCCTCGACGATCTCTCGCAGGCGGCGATGAGCATCGGCTTTCCCGCGATTCTCAAGACCGTTCGCGGCGGCTACGACGGAAAAGGGCAATGGCAGGTCAAGTCGCTCGATGAGGCGCGGGCGGCGTTCGCAGCGGCGAAGGGCGTGCAGTTGATCTACGAACGCATTGTGCCGTTCGTGCGCGAGCTGAGCGTGATCGCGACGCGTGCCTCGAACGACGCGGTCGTTACCTATCCGGTCGTCGAAAACACACACGACCGCGGCATTCTAGCGATGACGGTTGCGCCGGCCCGGATCAGCAGCGATGCACGGCAGCGCGCGCGTTCGATCGCAAGTACGATCGGCCGTAAACTCGGCATCGTCGGTACGTATTGCGTCGAGCTCTTCCTGATCGCCAGCGGCGAACTGCTGGTCAACGAGATCGCGCCGCGCCCGCACAACAGCGGCCACTATACGATCGACGTGACGCAGTGCTCGCAGTACGAACAGCACGTTCGCGCGATCTGCGATCTGCCGCTCGCCGAGCCCGAGATGCTGAGCAGCGCGATCATGATGAATATTCTCGGGAACGGGAAAGGGAATCATCTCACCGGCGAAGCCGCGTTGCTTTCCGATCCGGCGATCGTGCTGCACATGTACGGTAAGCGTCACGCGGTCG is a genomic window containing:
- the purK gene encoding 5-(carboxyamino)imidazole ribonucleotide synthase, yielding MIRTIGVIGGGQLGRMFTIEAKQMGFDVITLDPQEHSPCGQVADEQIVAAYDDTKAIEQLGQRTDVVTYEFENIAIASIEYLEQHGFAVTPSSGVLRITQDRLLEKRFVRSCGVATADFAEINRLDDLSQAAMSIGFPAILKTVRGGYDGKGQWQVKSLDEARAAFAAAKGVQLIYERIVPFVRELSVIATRASNDAVVTYPVVENTHDRGILAMTVAPARISSDARQRARSIASTIGRKLGIVGTYCVELFLIASGELLVNEIAPRPHNSGHYTIDVTQCSQYEQHVRAICDLPLAEPEMLSSAIMMNILGNGKGNHLTGEAALLSDPAIVLHMYGKRHAVDRRKMGHFTMLVEGPIDEPAIARAKAAHAKLGWD